In Paenibacillus sp. 1781tsa1, one DNA window encodes the following:
- a CDS encoding STM3941 family protein codes for MSTSYEQHVEYPNRKRMAWLTVGAALFVAAGFFLIFDRSSVTNDSILSGVIGILSILFFGLCFCYSLVKMIKKEPSFVINEDGFVDASSYTAGGTVAWKDVENIFMYELMGQKMIGVKLRDEKAFLDRQNGMKRKLMTVNSNMVDATISVAQSSLTMPLDQLYIMMMSHWRHVSDGMIYDSYNRR; via the coding sequence TTGAGCACATCCTATGAGCAGCATGTAGAATATCCAAACCGGAAACGAATGGCGTGGCTTACGGTAGGGGCAGCACTTTTTGTGGCAGCCGGATTTTTTTTGATTTTTGATCGTTCTTCAGTTACGAATGATTCCATCCTCTCGGGGGTGATTGGAATACTATCCATTTTGTTTTTTGGGCTATGTTTTTGCTACAGTCTGGTAAAGATGATTAAGAAGGAGCCTTCTTTTGTGATCAATGAGGATGGGTTTGTAGATGCATCTTCTTATACCGCAGGAGGGACAGTGGCCTGGAAAGACGTTGAGAATATTTTTATGTATGAATTGATGGGACAGAAAATGATCGGGGTTAAATTGCGGGACGAGAAAGCCTTTCTGGATCGTCAGAATGGAATGAAACGCAAATTGATGACGGTCAACAGCAATATGGTCGATGCGACCATCAGCGTTGCCCAAAGTAGCCTTACCATGCCACTGGATCAGTTATATATCATGATGATGAGCCACTGGAGGCATGTAAGTGATGGCATGATTTATGATTCGTATAATCGTCGTTAG
- a CDS encoding aldo/keto reductase, with amino-acid sequence MMHGDQTRTILLPDGTVLPVIGQGTWYMGEKQSSQEEEVRALRSGIELGMTVIDTAEMYAEGGAEVVTGKAISGLRDEVFLVSKVYPHHADRKQMITACERSLTRLGTDRLDLYLLHWRGGVPLEETVQALEQLKQSGKILRWGVSNLDTRDMQELWSLPEGSQCMVNQVLYNATSRGIEYDLLPWMRERSVPVMAYCPLAQGGRLRSELLEHPVIQEIAQDRGVTTSQIALAWVIRDGDVLAIPKAVQLNHVADNAAAVNIVLTQEERTQLDEAFPAPKGKVPLDIV; translated from the coding sequence ATGATGCACGGTGATCAGACACGCACGATTCTGCTTCCAGATGGAACTGTCCTGCCCGTGATAGGACAAGGCACATGGTACATGGGAGAGAAGCAATCCAGCCAGGAAGAAGAGGTACGGGCACTGCGTTCCGGTATTGAATTGGGAATGACCGTGATTGATACAGCGGAGATGTATGCAGAAGGTGGGGCGGAAGTCGTTACGGGAAAGGCCATCTCAGGCCTTCGTGATGAAGTCTTTCTCGTATCCAAAGTATATCCCCATCATGCAGATCGCAAGCAGATGATTACCGCCTGTGAGCGTAGTCTCACGCGTCTTGGTACAGATCGTCTGGATCTGTATTTGCTCCACTGGCGTGGAGGCGTACCACTCGAAGAGACGGTTCAGGCCTTGGAGCAATTGAAGCAATCCGGTAAAATTTTGCGTTGGGGAGTCTCCAACCTGGATACAAGGGATATGCAGGAATTATGGAGTTTGCCAGAGGGTTCTCAGTGCATGGTGAATCAGGTGCTGTACAATGCAACTTCGCGTGGTATTGAATATGATTTGCTACCCTGGATGCGGGAACGTAGCGTTCCTGTAATGGCATATTGTCCACTGGCTCAGGGAGGCAGACTTCGGAGTGAATTGTTGGAGCATCCGGTCATTCAGGAGATTGCGCAGGATCGAGGAGTTACAACTTCTCAGATCGCATTAGCCTGGGTGATCAGGGACGGAGATGTGCTGGCGATTCCCAAGGCGGTACAGCTGAATCATGTGGCAGACAATGCAGCAGCAGTGAATATCGTTTTGACACAAGAGGAACGGACCCAATTGGATGAGGCTTTCCCTGCACCTAAAGGCAAGGTACCTTTAGATATCGTGTGA
- a CDS encoding GntR family transcriptional regulator yields MTMEFDNNLPIYLQIMQYIKRQIVTGTLQAGDKIPSVRELAAELQINPNTVQRTFQELEREEVVETKRGLGRYVTSEERKIMTIKKEMAGELLERFLTGMQELGIEEQDILSIVADAVAEGKGGTTHE; encoded by the coding sequence GTGACTATGGAATTTGATAACAACTTACCAATATATTTGCAGATTATGCAGTACATCAAGAGACAGATTGTAACCGGGACACTTCAGGCAGGTGACAAAATCCCTTCGGTTCGTGAACTGGCGGCTGAATTACAGATCAATCCCAATACAGTACAACGGACATTTCAGGAACTTGAGCGAGAAGAAGTGGTCGAAACCAAACGGGGTTTGGGCAGATACGTGACAAGTGAGGAGCGGAAGATTATGACGATCAAAAAAGAGATGGCCGGTGAGTTGCTGGAACGCTTTCTGACCGGAATGCAGGAACTGGGGATTGAAGAGCAGGATATCTTATCGATCGTAGCCGATGCCGTTGCGGAAGGAAAGGGAGGAACAACACATGAGTAA
- a CDS encoding ABC transporter ATP-binding protein → MSNILELNQINKTYGNKKALSNITLDIAPGRIVGLLGSNGSGKSTLMKLVAGLLHPSSGTIQVTGKPVGLETKSLVSFMPDRPLTEKWMRVRDAIAYYRDFYADFDEEKAREMLNFMNLVESDRVRHLSKGMNERLQLTLALSRKARLYLLDEPIGGVDPVARGKILDAIVKFYDEDSSLIISTHLVNDIERIFDEVVFIREGQLVMREEVETLRLKYGKSVDEMFKEVYAE, encoded by the coding sequence ATGAGTAACATCCTTGAGCTGAACCAGATTAATAAGACATACGGCAATAAGAAAGCGCTCAGTAATATCACATTGGATATTGCTCCTGGCCGAATCGTAGGTTTGCTGGGTAGCAACGGCAGTGGCAAAAGCACGCTCATGAAACTGGTTGCAGGTTTGCTGCATCCGAGCAGTGGAACGATTCAAGTCACAGGTAAGCCTGTTGGACTGGAAACGAAGTCGCTGGTTTCATTTATGCCGGATCGTCCATTAACCGAGAAGTGGATGAGAGTGCGGGATGCGATTGCGTACTACCGCGATTTCTATGCTGATTTTGACGAGGAGAAGGCACGGGAGATGCTCAATTTCATGAACCTTGTCGAGAGTGATCGGGTGCGGCATCTATCCAAAGGTATGAATGAACGACTGCAACTAACACTGGCGCTATCCCGTAAGGCTCGTCTGTATCTACTGGATGAACCGATTGGCGGAGTAGATCCGGTTGCGCGTGGCAAGATTCTGGATGCGATCGTCAAATTCTATGATGAAGACAGCAGTCTGATCATCTCCACACATCTGGTGAATGATATCGAACGGATTTTTGATGAAGTGGTCTTCATTCGTGAAGGGCAACTGGTGATGCGGGAAGAAGTGGAAACGCTCCGTCTGAAATATGGGAAAAGTGTGGATGAGATGTTCAAGGAGGTCTATGCGGAATGA
- a CDS encoding WYL domain-containing protein — MNLFEKMFNYQMMTRLNETGLFTWTSQERAWLRMMLNHPAAREALSAVTLDKMHNMLEGEQDLNLQDYLTEKAKSEENSVSHPLLRQLRLIILHHQGFRMTGRVRNGRTSHDEFGFPYKLEYSMVKKEWYVLWYAPRFDKLMSTKLHSIVTVEAQPVEPDTASGYTARIAASTEKRKTTITIEVLPEFNQELSRILYAFSCFEKQVEYMETKQTYRIELTVPRNEMDYVLSKMRFLGKRVRIANHTMLRERMSETAAKALARYAENEPDKHDEHSNEVQHRQPEEKPLAKADGH, encoded by the coding sequence ATGAACCTGTTCGAGAAGATGTTCAATTACCAGATGATGACCCGACTGAATGAAACTGGACTGTTCACCTGGACCTCACAGGAACGGGCCTGGCTTCGCATGATGCTGAATCACCCTGCCGCAAGAGAAGCCCTGAGCGCTGTAACATTGGACAAAATGCACAACATGCTGGAGGGTGAGCAGGACCTGAACCTTCAGGACTATCTGACCGAAAAAGCCAAAAGTGAGGAAAACAGTGTCTCTCATCCACTTCTTAGACAGTTACGATTAATCATTCTGCATCATCAGGGATTTCGAATGACAGGCCGCGTGCGCAATGGACGCACGAGTCATGATGAATTTGGTTTCCCGTATAAACTGGAGTATTCCATGGTCAAAAAAGAATGGTACGTGCTCTGGTACGCGCCTCGCTTCGACAAACTCATGTCTACCAAGCTGCACAGCATCGTTACCGTGGAAGCTCAACCGGTTGAGCCGGATACCGCTTCGGGTTACACTGCCCGAATTGCTGCAAGTACGGAGAAGCGCAAAACGACCATCACCATCGAAGTATTGCCTGAGTTCAATCAGGAGCTGTCCCGAATCCTCTATGCCTTCTCCTGCTTCGAGAAACAGGTCGAGTACATGGAAACCAAGCAGACGTATCGGATTGAGCTGACCGTCCCGCGGAATGAGATGGATTATGTCTTATCCAAAATGCGTTTTCTCGGTAAACGGGTTCGAATCGCTAACCACACGATGCTGCGGGAGCGAATGTCCGAGACTGCTGCGAAGGCATTGGCCCGTTATGCGGAAAACGAGCCTGATAAACATGACGAACACTCCAATGAAGTTCAGCACCGCCAACCCGAGGAAAAACCGCTCGCAAAAGCCGATGGTCATTGA